One segment of Neodiprion fabricii isolate iyNeoFabr1 chromosome 1, iyNeoFabr1.1, whole genome shotgun sequence DNA contains the following:
- the LOC124186828 gene encoding uncharacterized protein LOC124186828 isoform X2, which produces MLKWIKVRQDPLTSRSTATSMTTTTSGFASRDQGDSKEFRDDDNRIFGTSCEMEEEEEEEDSGMEREDSPAGIDLKDLKKDLFSQLQFSQESALPPDALRRALAESFLDQQRFQLGFMDDAAECFENILLRIHLHIASGEAEDMCSARHCVPHQKFAMTLVEQSVCGACGATSEPLPFTQMVHYVSASALTSQARQTPQSSRSSPDLFGQLLRRAGGMGDIRDCPSSCGAKIQICRTLMNRPEIVSVGVVWDSERPSLEHIMDVFATVGTCLRLSDVFHSVVDSRWGASTIHNLVGVVTYYGKHYSTFFFHTKLKVWIYFDDATVKEIGPRWEQVVEKCRRGRYQPLLLLYATPGGTPVNTENAPKTVTPFPNGNGLKTPPKNNLRRSITPSPEKASINGTARRAITPNPDSPPHMYTQRRTYSDYQNLTDIQNNIFGNQGVDAVDGEVESKYISRRAVENVMQQQKKQQMQLTRSLSAGSTPQDGISIPDHLNVPRRRDSGNWSGDRNSASSSSSTTMDNPYLYIVNKMQRNSGVPKSPTSKSGELSSSSSGHYDAGYDSYSLSSTDSLPLQQGLKHNLQLAQIPEGYQPSSGDDCERLCKETDALLDKSRAAEDAGDLGTAVALCNAASSKARAAMDAPYNNPHTMTIAMMKHNTCVMRARSLHRRILQEQAIANGEKEEGATEGRHSRENSKSSQHSRQSSRDKGNHSRQNSRELLVNAAAVVDKPSSVKSIQIYATLPKKKTLRSKATAVNVVEDEEYMLYDRPTQRTGLFGRVKRCDEDKKDKKRARSEERNKNSTKDFSIAPIKASPTVKNGKMAEKPKENDANPTKISQTNGTLPAEQKQGKKQHKIRRKLLMGGLIKRKNRSMPDLREGQDGQPPVSVEPSCNTLPKQSVDDSSLGLKGNEVGQSLSGYLSEGHLEFAGNNNNNNTSNNNNTGNPNLERSRLMRKSFHGSAGKVLHAAKVPPPPPLRTTSQLSKSKCQGEVGGGLQSENSMYPLSDDNVGNSSQSQNNNAFWNHANQANLVSQSGRVTNYADYSMEPHSLQFLPSYNQEQPIVSNFNGKPRIQDDVVQYANGILYEPTFVVTRADVHSEQSPVKHQSQPDSLPPYPENSNVSHSRQPSEEFPPPPYPCIQSVSHSRQPSEDFPPPPPPIDANPPAQMGSVGSQQQQQTSQQLEAQQISSLLAQLQLKREQMLITGEVDGKEQDEDDKTSGETWLRELQAKQAERRMKKQSPVDQMASHNQDMPKTRAPSVPQTQGSTIARRTSDLMMNTLGQTHEQSRDVTDSARLVTVSSSVKDMAARFEQIKQQPPAKPEVDQKPSKTISTLSGTDVTQDVPPSEPLKLSTENLAAFTKSDNQSSQSVLNSSFESSSSQSTFISTAPAPVSAPTSQSESGLNAAILSMSLFLPHENGLPVDYPEDDISEVAMQNTIQNTTILPIEEDIMPRKTKRRIGKKKSVSFCDQVVLVATAEDDEKDSYIPNPILERVLRSALNKPETALVLREIRNLQEAELNRENTAPKFQQHTLPLKSEADSIPATPYQDQLRSVNPMADTIRPTFGRQNSNEMPNGPPQDGKKAYNSYNEGQDVVREAYPVGNQNLSKTLTSYTQQYPQQIRYPQNGHSAHIQGYTQTQTAHPRNQGIPVSQMQKPASPFPTQVHNQYPQNGTVGQKIMNAANQQKNGFQGNYYQLEQQHNQVNKQYSAQQQQSGNMNQRIQQHNVSPVTVPHGQQMVCYPSNQSTNPYQQYNNSSSPQSQYPVSSYQGYPQQNRANQLLPQYQPPPNPTAPFQQQQQQQQQQQQSNGQNYQGRIENTYQRQPQKNEQQNILAPNQTYPNPIQNGQIQSNMKYPTYQHPPAPKQTKQVHFQAGTKGGAVNQNSSSVQKTSPVTAMPRTTHCHLCRKKHVVEPAIYCTDCDFYMSRFRPKS; this is translated from the exons ATGGTCCATTATGTGTCAGCCTCAGCTCTGACGTCACAGGCTCGTCAGACGCCACAGTCATCGAGATCAAGTCCGGATCTCTTCGGGCAACTTCTTCGACGTGCAGGGGGAATGGGAGACATCCGCGACTGTCCG AGTTCTTGTGGTGCTAAAATCCAAATTTGCCGAACGCTGATGAACCGACCCGAGATAGTGTCGGTTGGTGTCGTCTGGGACAGCGAAAGGCCGTCATTGGAGCACATCATGGACGTGTTCGCGACAGTAGGAACATGCCTTAGACTAAGCGACGTCTTCCATAGCGTGGTTGACTCGCGATGGGGTGCTTCGACCATCCACAACCTTGTAGGTGTCGTTACGTATTACGGAAAACACTACTCCACCTTCTTCTTTCACACGAAACTGAAG gTCTGGATATACTTCGACGATGCAACGGTGAAGGAGATCGGTCCACGGTGGGAGCAGGTGGTCGAAAAATGCCGAAGAGGGAGATACCAGCCGTTATTACTGCTGTATGCGACACCCGGTGGAACACCGGTGAACACCGAGAATGCCCCGAAAACTGTGACCCCCTTCCCGAACGGGAACGGACTGAAAACACCGCCGAAGAACAACTTGCGAAGGTCGATAACGCCGAGTCCTGAGAAGGCCTCGATAAACGGCACCGCGAGGCGGGCCATAACCCCGAACCCCGACAGTCCTCCTCATATGTACACGCAAAGAAGGACGTACAGCGACTATCAGAACCTGACCGACATCCAGAACAACATTTTTGGCAACCAG GGAGTAGACGCCGTTGATGGCGAGGTGGAGTCCAAGTACATAAGTCGTCGCGCGGTGGAGAATGTGATGCAGCAGCAGAAGAAGCAGCAAATGCAGCTGACGAGGAGCCTGAGCGCCGGATCAACGCCGCAGGACGGAATAAGCATTCCAGATCATTTGAACGTGCCCCGAAGGCGGGATTCGGGCAATTGGTCCGGTGATCGTAACAGCGCTTCCTCAAGCTCCTCGACAACGATGGACAACCCGTATCTTTACATCGTTAACAAAATGCAGAGAAACTCCGGGGTTCCTAAAAGTCCGACAAGCAAATCTGGTGAACTGTCTAGCAGCAGTAGCGGACACTACGATGCTGGATACGATTCCTACTCCCTTTCCTCCACCGATAGTCTTCCGCTTCAGCAGGGGTTGAAGCACAATTTGCAG CTTGCGCAAATACCCGAAGGTTATCAGCCATCGTCCGGAGACGACTGCGAGCGTCTCTGCAAGGAGACCGATGCTCTTCTCGACAAATCACGAGCGGCTGAAGATGCTGGGGATCTTGGAACGGCTGTTGCTCTTTGCAATGCTGCCAGCAGTAAAGCGAGAGCAGCGATGGATGCGCCATACAATAATCCACACACGATGACCATAGCCATGATGAAGCACAACACGTGCGTAATGAGGGCTCGCAGTCTGCATAGAAGGATACTCCAAGAACAAGCCATTGCTAACGGAGAGAAAGAAG AGGGTGCGACGGAGGGCAGACACTCCCGTGAGAACAGTAAATCCAGTCAACATTCGAGACAAAGCTCGCGTGACAAGGGTAATCACTCGCGTCAGAACAGTCGAGAGTTACTGGTAAACGCTGCAGCAGTTGTCGACAAGCCATCGTCTGTGAAGAGTATCCAGATATACGCAACACTGCCAAAGAAGAAGACCTTGCGAAGTAAGGCTACGGCGGTGAATGTGGTGGAGGACGAAGAGTACATGCTGTACGATCGACCGACTCAGCGAACTGGGCTGTTTGGTAGGGTAAAGCGGTGTGACGAGGATAAGAAGGACAAGAAACGGGCGCGCAGTGAAGAAAGGAACAAGAACTCCACGAAGGACTTCTCCATAGCACCGATAAAAGCTTCGCCAACagtgaaaaatggaaagatGGCGGAGAAACCGAAGGAGAATGACGCTAATCCAACGAAGATATCGCAGACGAACGGTACTCTACCTGCGGAACAAAAGCAAGGAAAGAAGCAGCACAAGATACGACGAAAGCTTCTGATGGGTGGACTAATAAAGAGGAAAAATCGAAGCATGCCCGATCTGAGGGAGGGACAAGATGGACAACCACCAGTGAGCGTTGAGCCTTCTTGCAATACTCTGCCTAAGCAGTCCGTAGATGATTCTAGCCTCGGTCTTAAAGGTAACGAAGTCGGTCAATCACTGAGTGGGTATCTCTCCGAAGGTCACTTGGAATTTGCGggtaacaacaataataacaataccagtaataacaataacaccGGGAACCCTAACCTCGAGAGGAGCCGCCTGATGAGAAAAAGCTTCCACGGTAGCGCCGGGAAAGTGTTGCACGCGGCAAAGGTACCCCCGCCGCCACCACTGAGAACAACTTCCCAACTTAGCAAGTCTAAGTGTCAAGGTGAAGTCGGTGGTGGACTTCAGTCTGAGAACTCGATGTATCCGTTGTCGGACGACAACGTCGGTAACTCTTCGCAGAGTCAGAATAATAACGCGTTTTGGAATCACGCCAACCAGGCGAACCTCGTCTCGCAGTCTGGGCGCGTTACCAACTACGCCGATTATTCCATGGAGCCCCACTCTCTGCAATTTCTTCCGTCCTACAACCAGGAACAACCGATCGTTTCCAACTTCAACGGCAAGCCAAGGATCCAGGACGACGTTGTTCAGTATGCAAACGGCATTCTGTACGAGCCAACGTTCGTCGTCACTCGAGCAGATGTTCACAGCGAACAGAGTCCCGTCAAGCATCAGTCCCAGCCCGACTCCTTACCACCTTATCCAGAAAACTCCAACGTTTCTCACTCCAGACAACCCAGTGAAGAGTTTCCTCCACCTCCCTATCCCTGCATACAATCCGTCTCTCACTCCCGACAACCCAGTGAAGATTTCCCTCCTCCCCCACCTCCTATTGACGCGAATCCACCCGCGCAAATGGGATCCGTAGGTtctcagcagcagcagcaaacATCACAGCAGCTCGAGGCTCAACAGATTAGCAGTCTGCTTGCTCAGCTGCAGTTAAAGAGGGAGCAGATGCTGATCACGGGCGAAGTTGACGGCAAGGAACAGGACGAGGACGATAAAACGTCCGGAGAAACGTGGCTGCGTGAATTACAAGCGAAGCAGGCCGAAAGAAGGATGAAGAAGCAGAGCCCTGTTGACCAAATGGCATCGCACAATCAGGATATGCCCAAGACCAGGGCGCCCTCGGTGCCCCAAACACAGGGATCGACAATTGCTAGGAGAACGAGCGACCTGATGATGAACACTCTTGGTCAGACTCACGAACAAAGCAGAGATGTGACGGACAGTGCGAGGCTGGTCACAGTTTCGTCGTCAGTTAAAGACATGGCAGCTAGGTTTGAGCAGATCAAACAACAGCCGCCTGCCAAACCTGAAGTTGACCAAAAACCGAGCAAAACAATATCAACGTTATCCGGGACCGACGTGACTCAGGACGTTCCACCTTCTGAGCCACTAAAATTGTCGACGGAAAATCTTGCCGCGTTTACAAAATCCGATAACCAGTCGAGCCAGTCGGTCCTGAACTCCAGCTTCGAATCGAGCTCCAGCCAGAGCACGTTTATCTCTACGGCACCGGCGCCGGTTAGCGCTCCCACAAGTCAGTCGGAGAGCGGTTTGAACGCGGCAATATTGTCCATGTCGTTATTCCTACCCCACGAAAACGGACTTCCAGTTGATTATCCAGAGGATGACATAAGTGAGGTTGCGATGCAGAACACAATTCAGAATACAACGATACTCCCGATAGAGGAAGATATTATGCCGAGGAAGACAAAACGCAGGATCGGTAAGAAGAAGAGTGTCTCTTTCTGCGATCAGGTCGTTCTGGTCGCGACTGCCGAGGACGACGAAAAGGACTCTTACATCCCGAATCCAATCTTGGAACGGGTCCTCAGATCGGCCCTCAACAAGCCCGAGACAGCTCTGGTTCTTCGGGAAATTCGAAACCTCCAGGAGGCTGAATTGAACAGAGAAAATACGGCTCCTAAATTTCAGCAGCATACTCTACCGCTGAAGAGCGAAGCGGACAGCATTCCAGCCACGCCGTACCAGGACCAGTTAAGGAGCGTTAATCCAATGGCCGACACGATAAGACCGACGTTTGGACGACAGAATTCGAACGAAATGCCGAATGGCCCTCCACAGGACGGAAAGAAGGCTTACAATTCTTACAACGAGGGGCAGGATGTCGTACGGGAAGCGTACCCTGTCGGGAATCAGAACCTGTCGAAAACTCTGACTTCGTATACCCAGCAGTATCCCCAGCAAATTCGTTATCCTCAGAACGGACACTCTGCGCATATCCAGGGCTACACGCAAACGCAGACGGCTCATCCCAGGAATCAGGGAATCCCAGTTTCGCAAATGCAGAAGCCGGCGAGTCCGTTTCCGACGCAAGTCCACAACCAATACCCCCAGAATGGTACGGTGGGTCAGAAGATAATGAACGCTGCGAACCAGCAGAAGAACGGCTTCCAAGGAAACTATTATCAGCTGGAACAGCAGCACAACCAAGTGAACAAACAGTATTCGGCTCAGCAGCAGCAATCGGGTAATATGAATCAAAGGATTCAACAGCACAATGTCAGTCCAGTGACTGTTCCCCACGGTCAACAGATGGTCTGCTACCCGTCGAACCAGTCAACGAATCCTTATCAGCAGTACAACAATTCTTCGTCACCGCAAAGTCAGTACCCAGTCAGTTCCTATCAGGGTTATCCTCAGCAGAACAGAGCTAATCAGCTGCTACCCCAGTACCAGCCACCCCCGAATCCGACCGCTCCttttcaacaacaacaacaacagcagcaacagcaacagcagtcTAACGGGCAAAATTATCAAGGAAGAATAGAAAACACCTACCAACGACAACCGCAGAAAAATGAGCAGCAGAATATTCTTGCTCCGAATCAAACCTATCCGAATCCCATACAGAATGGTCAGATACAGTCGAACATGAAGTATCCGACGTATCAGCATCCGCCGGCACCCAAGCAAACGAAACAAGTGCACTTCCAAGCCGGCACTAAGGGAGGTGCGGTCAACCAAAATTCGTCTTCCGTACAGAAAACTTCACCAGTGACAGCTATGCCTCGAACAACACATTGCCACTTATGTCGAAAGAAGCACGTCGTTGAACCTGCAATTTATTGCACGGACTGCGATTTTTACATGTCGAGATTCCGGCCAAAGTCTTAG